The proteins below come from a single Aegilops tauschii subsp. strangulata cultivar AL8/78 chromosome 6, Aet v6.0, whole genome shotgun sequence genomic window:
- the LOC109760015 gene encoding probable histone deacetylase 19 isoform X1: MDPSSAGAGGNSLPSVGPDGQKRRVCYFYDSEVGNYYYGQGHPMKPHRIRMTHSLLAQYGLLDQMQVLRPNPARDRDLCRFHADDYISFLRSVTPETQQDQIRALKRFNVGEDCPVFDGLYSFCQTYAGASVGGAVKLNHGLDIAINWSGGLHHAKKCEASGFCYVNDIVLAILELLKHHQRVLYVDIDIHHGDGVEEAFYTTDRVMTVSFHKFGDYFPGTGDVRDIGHSKGKYYSLNVPLDDGIDDESYQSLFKPIMAKVMEVFQPGAVVLQCGADSLSGDRLGCFNLSIRGHAECVKYMRSFNVPLLLLGGGGYTIRNVARCWCYETGVALGQELEDKMPVNEYYEYFGPDYTLHVAPSNMENKNTRYELDNIRTKLLDNLSKLRHAPSVQFQERPPDTEFPEPDEDEEDQDERHDDHDSDMELDYHTPLEDSARRSTIQGTRVKRESAGAETKDQQDGSRVTGEHRGSEPMAEDISPSKQAHQVDANAMAVDEPGNVKTESGSSTKLPDPPAIYQKP, encoded by the exons aTGGACCCTTCCTCGGCCGGCGCCGGCGGCAACTCGCTGCCGTCGGTGGGCCCCGACGGGCAGAAGCGGCGCGTGTGCTACTTCTACGACTCGGAGGTGGGCAACTACTACTACGGGCAGGGCCACCCGATGAAGCCGCACCGCATCCGCATGACCCACTCGCTGCTGGCGCAGTACGGCCTCCTCGACCAGATGCAGGTGCTGCGGCCCAACCCCGCCCGCGACCGCGACCTCTGCCGCTTCCACGCCGACGACTACATCTCCTTCCTCCGCTCCGTCACGCCCGAGACGCAGCAGGACCAGATCCGGGCCCTCAAGCGCTTCAACGTCGGCGAGGACTGCCCCGTCTTCGACGGCCTCTACAGCTTCTGCCAGACCTACGCGGGGGCCTCCGTCGGCGGCGCCGTCAAGCTCAACCACGGCCTTGACATCGCCATCAACTGGTCGGGGGGCCTGCACCACGCTAAGAAGTGCGAGGCCTCGGGGTTCTGCTACGTCAACGACATCGTACTCGCCATACTCGAGCTCCTCAAGCACCACCAG CGAGTTCTATATGTCGATATTGATATCCACCATGGTGATGGAGTTGAGGAGGCATTCTACACAACAGATAGGGTTATGACAGTCTCATTCCACAAGTTTGGGGATTATTTCCCAGGCACAGGGGATGTCCGTGATATTGGGCATTCAAAAGGAAAGTATTACTCCCTTAATGTCCCTCTGGATGATGGGATTGATGACGAAAGCTACCAGTCCCTGTTTAAGCCTATAATGGCCAAAGTTATGGAGGTTTTCCAGCCTGGTGCGGTTGTTCTTCAATGTGGCGCCGATTCTTTATCTGGGGATAGGTTGGGTTGCTTCAATCTTTCGATCAGAGGTCATGCAGAATGCGTGAAGTACATGAGGTCTTTCAATGTTCCATTGTTGCTTCTTGGCGGTGGTGGCTATACCATAAGAAATGTCGCACGATGTTGGTGTTATGAG ACAGGAGTTGCACTTGGCCAAGAGCTCGAGGATAAGATGCCTGTCAATGAGTACTATGAGTACTTCGGTCCAGATTACACTCTTCATGTAGCACCAAGTAACATGGAGAACAAAAATACACGCTATGAACTAGATAATATAAGAACCAAACTTCTTGACAATCTTTCAAAACTTCGACATGCCCCTAGCGTTCAGTTTCAAGAGCGACCTCCTGATACCGAGTTCCCTGAG CCGGATGAAGATGAAGAGGATCAGGATGAAAGGCATGATGACCATGATTCTGATATGGAATTGGATTATCACACACCTTTGGAAGACTCAGCAAg GAGAAGCACTATTCAAGGTACAAGAGTTAAGAGAGAATCAGCTGGAGCTGAGACAAAAGATCAG CAGGATGGTAGCAGAGTAACAGGTGAACATAGAGGATCAGAACCAATGGCAGAAGACATCAGCCCCTCCAAGCAAGCTCAT CAGGTCGACGCTAATGCCATGGCCGTGGATGAGCCCGGAAATGTCAAGACCGAATCAGGAAGCTCTACCAAGTTGCCTGACCCACCAGCCATCTACCAGAAGCCATGA
- the LOC109760015 gene encoding probable histone deacetylase 19 isoform X2, protein MDPSSAGAGGNSLPSVGPDGQKRRVCYFYDSEVGNYYYGQGHPMKPHRIRMTHSLLAQYGLLDQMQVLRPNPARDRDLCRFHADDYISFLRSVTPETQQDQIRALKRFNVGEDCPVFDGLYSFCQTYAGASVGGAVKLNHGLDIAINWSGGLHHAKKCEASGFCYVNDIVLAILELLKHHQRVLYVDIDIHHGDGVEEAFYTTDRVMTVSFHKFGDYFPGTGDVRDIGHSKGKYYSLNVPLDDGIDDESYQSLFKPIMAKVMEVFQPGAVVLQCGADSLSGDRLGCFNLSIRGHAECVKYMRSFNVPLLLLGGGGYTIRNVARCWCYETGVALGQELEDKMPVNEYYEYFGPDYTLHVAPSNMENKNTRYELDNIRTKLLDNLSKLRHAPSVQFQERPPDTEFPEPDEDEEDQDERHDDHDSDMELDYHTPLEDSARRSTIQGTRVKRESAGAETKDQQDGSRVTGEHRGSEPMAEDISPSKQAHVDANAMAVDEPGNVKTESGSSTKLPDPPAIYQKP, encoded by the exons aTGGACCCTTCCTCGGCCGGCGCCGGCGGCAACTCGCTGCCGTCGGTGGGCCCCGACGGGCAGAAGCGGCGCGTGTGCTACTTCTACGACTCGGAGGTGGGCAACTACTACTACGGGCAGGGCCACCCGATGAAGCCGCACCGCATCCGCATGACCCACTCGCTGCTGGCGCAGTACGGCCTCCTCGACCAGATGCAGGTGCTGCGGCCCAACCCCGCCCGCGACCGCGACCTCTGCCGCTTCCACGCCGACGACTACATCTCCTTCCTCCGCTCCGTCACGCCCGAGACGCAGCAGGACCAGATCCGGGCCCTCAAGCGCTTCAACGTCGGCGAGGACTGCCCCGTCTTCGACGGCCTCTACAGCTTCTGCCAGACCTACGCGGGGGCCTCCGTCGGCGGCGCCGTCAAGCTCAACCACGGCCTTGACATCGCCATCAACTGGTCGGGGGGCCTGCACCACGCTAAGAAGTGCGAGGCCTCGGGGTTCTGCTACGTCAACGACATCGTACTCGCCATACTCGAGCTCCTCAAGCACCACCAG CGAGTTCTATATGTCGATATTGATATCCACCATGGTGATGGAGTTGAGGAGGCATTCTACACAACAGATAGGGTTATGACAGTCTCATTCCACAAGTTTGGGGATTATTTCCCAGGCACAGGGGATGTCCGTGATATTGGGCATTCAAAAGGAAAGTATTACTCCCTTAATGTCCCTCTGGATGATGGGATTGATGACGAAAGCTACCAGTCCCTGTTTAAGCCTATAATGGCCAAAGTTATGGAGGTTTTCCAGCCTGGTGCGGTTGTTCTTCAATGTGGCGCCGATTCTTTATCTGGGGATAGGTTGGGTTGCTTCAATCTTTCGATCAGAGGTCATGCAGAATGCGTGAAGTACATGAGGTCTTTCAATGTTCCATTGTTGCTTCTTGGCGGTGGTGGCTATACCATAAGAAATGTCGCACGATGTTGGTGTTATGAG ACAGGAGTTGCACTTGGCCAAGAGCTCGAGGATAAGATGCCTGTCAATGAGTACTATGAGTACTTCGGTCCAGATTACACTCTTCATGTAGCACCAAGTAACATGGAGAACAAAAATACACGCTATGAACTAGATAATATAAGAACCAAACTTCTTGACAATCTTTCAAAACTTCGACATGCCCCTAGCGTTCAGTTTCAAGAGCGACCTCCTGATACCGAGTTCCCTGAG CCGGATGAAGATGAAGAGGATCAGGATGAAAGGCATGATGACCATGATTCTGATATGGAATTGGATTATCACACACCTTTGGAAGACTCAGCAAg GAGAAGCACTATTCAAGGTACAAGAGTTAAGAGAGAATCAGCTGGAGCTGAGACAAAAGATCAG CAGGATGGTAGCAGAGTAACAGGTGAACATAGAGGATCAGAACCAATGGCAGAAGACATCAGCCCCTCCAAGCAAGCTCAT GTCGACGCTAATGCCATGGCCGTGGATGAGCCCGGAAATGTCAAGACCGAATCAGGAAGCTCTACCAAGTTGCCTGACCCACCAGCCATCTACCAGAAGCCATGA
- the LOC109760015 gene encoding probable histone deacetylase 19 isoform X4, translating to MDPSSAGAGGNSLPSVGPDGQKRRVCYFYDSEVGNYYYGQGHPMKPHRIRMTHSLLAQYGLLDQMQVLRPNPARDRDLCRFHADDYISFLRSVTPETQQDQIRALKRFNVGEDCPVFDGLYSFCQTYAGASVGGAVKLNHGLDIAINWSGGLHHAKKCEASGFCYVNDIVLAILELLKHHQRVLYVDIDIHHGDGVEEAFYTTDRVMTVSFHKFGDYFPGTGDVRDIGHSKGKYYSLNVPLDDGIDDESYQSLFKPIMAKVMEVFQPGAVVLQCGADSLSGDRLGCFNLSIRGHAECVKYMRSFNVPLLLLGGGGYTIRNVARCWCYETGVALGQELEDKMPVNEYYEYFGPDYTLHVAPSNMENKNTRYELDNIRTKLLDNLSKLRHAPSVQFQERPPDTEFPEPDEDEEDQDERHDDHDSDMELDYHTPLEDSARRSTIQGTRVKRESAGAETKDQDGSRVTGEHRGSEPMAEDISPSKQAHVDANAMAVDEPGNVKTESGSSTKLPDPPAIYQKP from the exons aTGGACCCTTCCTCGGCCGGCGCCGGCGGCAACTCGCTGCCGTCGGTGGGCCCCGACGGGCAGAAGCGGCGCGTGTGCTACTTCTACGACTCGGAGGTGGGCAACTACTACTACGGGCAGGGCCACCCGATGAAGCCGCACCGCATCCGCATGACCCACTCGCTGCTGGCGCAGTACGGCCTCCTCGACCAGATGCAGGTGCTGCGGCCCAACCCCGCCCGCGACCGCGACCTCTGCCGCTTCCACGCCGACGACTACATCTCCTTCCTCCGCTCCGTCACGCCCGAGACGCAGCAGGACCAGATCCGGGCCCTCAAGCGCTTCAACGTCGGCGAGGACTGCCCCGTCTTCGACGGCCTCTACAGCTTCTGCCAGACCTACGCGGGGGCCTCCGTCGGCGGCGCCGTCAAGCTCAACCACGGCCTTGACATCGCCATCAACTGGTCGGGGGGCCTGCACCACGCTAAGAAGTGCGAGGCCTCGGGGTTCTGCTACGTCAACGACATCGTACTCGCCATACTCGAGCTCCTCAAGCACCACCAG CGAGTTCTATATGTCGATATTGATATCCACCATGGTGATGGAGTTGAGGAGGCATTCTACACAACAGATAGGGTTATGACAGTCTCATTCCACAAGTTTGGGGATTATTTCCCAGGCACAGGGGATGTCCGTGATATTGGGCATTCAAAAGGAAAGTATTACTCCCTTAATGTCCCTCTGGATGATGGGATTGATGACGAAAGCTACCAGTCCCTGTTTAAGCCTATAATGGCCAAAGTTATGGAGGTTTTCCAGCCTGGTGCGGTTGTTCTTCAATGTGGCGCCGATTCTTTATCTGGGGATAGGTTGGGTTGCTTCAATCTTTCGATCAGAGGTCATGCAGAATGCGTGAAGTACATGAGGTCTTTCAATGTTCCATTGTTGCTTCTTGGCGGTGGTGGCTATACCATAAGAAATGTCGCACGATGTTGGTGTTATGAG ACAGGAGTTGCACTTGGCCAAGAGCTCGAGGATAAGATGCCTGTCAATGAGTACTATGAGTACTTCGGTCCAGATTACACTCTTCATGTAGCACCAAGTAACATGGAGAACAAAAATACACGCTATGAACTAGATAATATAAGAACCAAACTTCTTGACAATCTTTCAAAACTTCGACATGCCCCTAGCGTTCAGTTTCAAGAGCGACCTCCTGATACCGAGTTCCCTGAG CCGGATGAAGATGAAGAGGATCAGGATGAAAGGCATGATGACCATGATTCTGATATGGAATTGGATTATCACACACCTTTGGAAGACTCAGCAAg GAGAAGCACTATTCAAGGTACAAGAGTTAAGAGAGAATCAGCTGGAGCTGAGACAAAAGATCAG GATGGTAGCAGAGTAACAGGTGAACATAGAGGATCAGAACCAATGGCAGAAGACATCAGCCCCTCCAAGCAAGCTCAT GTCGACGCTAATGCCATGGCCGTGGATGAGCCCGGAAATGTCAAGACCGAATCAGGAAGCTCTACCAAGTTGCCTGACCCACCAGCCATCTACCAGAAGCCATGA
- the LOC109760019 gene encoding receptor kinase-like protein Xa21: MLSAASSPHSTIALLATAPSAGAATAMAMAALSLLLVAVFFLACSVATHALPGAPEPAASAASVEDYNALLSFRSLVRGDPSRALASWTSSGAHDGPAPPPCQWRGVSCGTTGRRRGRVVALDLPGLGLLGTLSPALANLTHLRRLHLPGNRLQGALPAELGRLRELSHLNLSDNAIGGRLPPSLSRCRHLRTVLLHTNKLQGHIPPELFLSLRSLEVLNLGQNRLTGSIPSSVGGLVNLKLLVLEFNNLTGDIPWQVGSLASLVGLGLASNQLSGSIPASLGNLSALTALTAFSNRLSGSIPSSLQGLSSLSTLHLEDNHLGGTIPSWLGNLSSLASLNLQSNGLVGCIPESIGNLGLLEAVSLAENKLVGQIPDAIGNLHALAELYLDNNELEGPLPLSVFNLSSLEMLNIQHNNLTGGFPSDMGDTMTSLQSFLVSDNQFHGVIPPSLCNASMLQMVQTVNNFLSGTIPQCLGARQEMLSVVNFAGNQLEATNDAEWGFLTSLTNCSNMILVDVSDNKFQGVLPKSIGNLSTQMEFLGIASNSIAGTITEAIGNFINLDELDMENNLLEGTIPASLGKLKKLNRLSLSNNNFSGSIPMALGNLTKLTTLLLSTNALSGAIPSALSNCPLEQLDLSYNNLSGPTPKEVFLISSLSSTMYLAHNSLTGTLPSEVGNLRNLGELDLSDNMISGKIPANIGECRSLQYLNLSGNHLDGTIPLSLGQLRGLLVLDLSRNNLSGSIPEFLGTMKGLASLNLSSNDFEGEVPKDGIFLNATATSVMGNSALCGGIPQLKLKMCSSPTKRRISSKLLMIIAAGAGILLVILSAMFVLCKRSKLRRAKPQITLPSDKYIRVSYAELAKATDGFKSENLIGVGSFGAVYKGRMEISGQQVVVAVKVLNLQHAGASRSFDAECEALRCIRHRNLVKVITVCSSIDSRGGDFKAVVFDFLPNGNLDQWLHKHIEEDDEPKMLDLIERLQIAIHVASALDYLHHQKPFPIVHCDLKPSNILLDNNMVAHVGDFGLARFLHDGHNDKSETPTSSRTAIRGTIGYVAPEYGLGNEASIHGDVYSYGILLLEMFTGKRPTGSEFGELLSLHKHVQMALPDQAATVIDQDLLKAESNGKGTEGGYHSSEDTRISCIVSILQVGISCSKETPTERIQIGDALRELQIIRDKFYAH; this comes from the exons ATGCTCTCTGCCGCGTCCAGTCCACACTCCACAATCGCTTTGCTTGCCACAGCACCGTCGGCCGGGGCGGCAACGGCAATGGCAATGGCAGCACTGTccctcctcctcgtcgccgtcttcttcctcgcgtGCTCCGTCGCCACTCACGCGCTGCCCGGCGCACCGGAGCCCGCTGCCTCTGCCGCCAGCGTCGAGGATTACAACGCGCTGCTCTCCTTCAGGTCGCTCGTGAGGGGCGACCCGTCACGGGCCCTGGCGTCATGGACGAGCAGCGGCGCCCACGAcgggcccgcgccgccgccgtgccagtgGCGCGGCGTGTCCTGCGGCACGAcgggccgccgccgcggccgcgtcGTCGCGCTGGACCTCCCCGGGCTCGGCCTCCTCGGCACGCTCAGCCCGGCGCTGGCCAACCTCACGCACCTGCGGCGGCTCCACCTCCCCGGCAACCGCCTCCAGGGCGCGCTGCCGGCGGAGCTCGGCCGCCTGCGCGAGCTCAGCCACCTCAACCTCAGCGACAACGCCATCGGGGGCCGCCTCCCGCCGTCGCTCTCCCGGTGCAGGCACCTCAGGACCGTCCTGCTCCACACCAACAAGCTGCAGGGGCACATCCCACCGGAGCTGTTCCTCTCGCTTCGAAGCCTCGAGGTACTCAACCTCGGCCAGAACAGGCTAACAGGAAGCATCCCTTCCAGCGTCGGCGGCCTCGTCAACCTCAAGCTGCTGGTCCTGGAGTTCAACAACCTGACAGGGGATATCCCATGGCAGGTCGGCAGCCTCGCCAGCCTCGTTGGCCTCGGCCTTGCTTCCAACCAGCTGTCAGGCTCCATCCCCGCCTCGCTGGGGAACCTGTCGGCGCTAACCGCTCTCACCGCCTTTTCGAACCGGCTGTCGGGGAGCATACCCTCCTCATTACAGGGCCTGTCATCCCTCAGCACACTCCATTTGGAAGACAACCACCTCGGCGGAACCATACCTTCTTGGCTAGGCAACCTCTCGTCGCTGGCATCCTTAAACCTCCAGAGCAATGGTTTGGTGGGGTGCATCCCCGAGTCTATAGGGAACCTTGGGTTGCTTGAAGCCGTTTCGCTCGCGGAGAACAAGCTCGTCGGACAGATACCAGACGCCATTGGGAACCTCCATGCCCTCGCTGAACTTTACCTAGACAACAATGAGCTAGAAGGCCCCCTGCCACTCTCAGTGTTCAACCTCTCCTCTCTTGAGATGCTCAACATCCAACACAACAACCTCACCGGGGGCTTTCCGTCCGACATGGGCGACACGATGACGAGTCTCCAGTCCTTTCTTGTCTCTGATAACCAGTTTCATGGCGTGATCCCGCCGTCCTTGTGCAATGCCTCCATGCTTCAGATGGTCCAGACAGTAAACAACTTCCTATCGGGAACGATCCCGCAGTGCCTGGGGGCTCGCCAAGAGATGCTCTCCGTGGTGAACTTTGCGGGGAATCAGCTTGAAGCAACCAACGATGCTGAATGGGGCTTCCTGACTAGTCTAACCAACTGCAGCAATATGATATTAGTGGATGTTAGTGACAACAAGTTCCAAGGCGTGCTACCGAAATCAATCGGCAATTTGTCGACACAGATGGAGTTTCTTGGCATTGCATCCAACAGCATAGCAGGGACGATAACTGAAGCGATAGGGAACTTCATCAACCTGGATGAACTTGACATGGAAAATAATCTTCTGGAGGGCACCATCCCAGCATCTCTCGGCAAGCTTAAGAAGTTGAATCGGTTGTCATTATCAAATAACAATTTTTCAGGATCCATCCCAATGGCTCTTGGAAATCTTACAAAGCTTACAACCCTTCTGCTTAGCACTAATGCGCTCAGTGGAGCCATACCTTCTGCTCTCAGCAACTGTCCTTTAGAGCAGCTGGATCTTTCTTACAACAATCTTTCCGGCCCAACGCCTAAGGAGGTTTTCCTCATCTCAAGCTTGTCGAGTACCATGTATCTTGCACATAATTCACTGACTGGGACTTTGCCTTCAGAAGTGGGAAATCTCAGGAATCTAGGTGAACTTGATCTCTCTGATAACATGATTTCAGGAAAGATTCCTGCCAACATCGGGGAGTGTCGAAGCTTACAATACCTCAATTTATCTGGGAACCATCTCGACGGGACGATTCCCCTGTCACTAGGACAGTTACGGGGACTCCTAGTGCTTGATCTTTCTCGGAATAATTTATCTGGGAGCATTCCTGAGTTCCTCGGTACCATGAAAGGTCTTGCTAGTTTGAATCTCTCTTCCAATGATTTTGAAGGTGAAGTTCCGAAAGACGGAATATTCCTTAATGCAACTGCAACCTCAGTCATGGGAAACAGTGCTCTGTGTGGTGGGATCCCTCAACTCAAGTTGAAAATGTGCTCCAGTCCCACTAAAAGGAGAATATCTTCAAAGCTTCTCATGATTATCGCAGCAGGCGCCGGAATTCTGTTGGTCATACTATCCGCAATGTTTGTGTTATGTAAAAGAAGCAAGCTTAGAAGAGCAAAGCCACAGATAACTCTCCCCAGTGACAAATACATTAGAGTTTCTTATGCTGAATTGGCCAAGGCAACAGATGGTTTCAAATCCGAGAACCTCATCGGGGTTGGCAGCTTTGGTGCAGTGTACAAGGGAAGAATGGAGATCTCTGGCCAACAAGTGGTGGTGGCAGTGAAGGTACTCAACCTGCAGCATGCTGGCGCATCCCGAAGTTTCGATGCAGAATGTGAGGCTTTGAGATGTATTCGCCACCGTAACCTTGTGAAGGTTATAACAGTGTGCTCAAGTATTGACTCTCGAGGTGGCGACTTCAAGGCTGTTGTGTTTGATTTTCTGCCAAATGGAAATCTAGACCAGTGGCTACACAAGCATATCGAGGAAGATGACGAACCCAAGATGCTAGATCTCATTGAAAGACTTCAGATAGCCATCCACGTGGCTTCTGCGCTTGACTATTTACATCATCAGAAGCCGTTTCCAATTGTTCATTGCGACCTCAAGCCAAGCAATATTCTCCTTGACAACAACATGGTTGCTCATGTCGGTGATTTTGGGCTTGCAAGGTTCCTACATGACGGACATAATGACAAGTCAGAGACACCAACTAGTAGTCGGACTGCAATAAGAGGAACAATTGGTTATGTGGCTCCAG AATATGGACTTGGCAATGAAGCCTCAATCCATGGTGATGTCTACAGCTACGGTATACTGCTGCTCGAGATGTTCACCGGTAAAAGACCCACAGGCTCTGAATTCGGAGAATTGCTTAGCCTTCATAAGCACGTACAAATGGCACTGCCAGACCAAGCGGCTACTGTCATTGACCAAGACCTATTAAAAGCAGAAAGTAATGGCAAAGGAACGGAAGGGGGGTATCACAGCAGCGAAGACACGAGAATTAGTTGCATCGTCTCGATTCTGCAGGTTGGAATTTCATGCTCCAAAGAGACACCAACTGAACGCATTCAAATTGGAGATGCATTGAGAGAGTTGCAGATAATCAGAGATAAGTTTTACGCGCATTAG
- the LOC109760015 gene encoding probable histone deacetylase 19 isoform X3, whose amino-acid sequence MDPSSAGAGGNSLPSVGPDGQKRRVCYFYDSEVGNYYYGQGHPMKPHRIRMTHSLLAQYGLLDQMQVLRPNPARDRDLCRFHADDYISFLRSVTPETQQDQIRALKRFNVGEDCPVFDGLYSFCQTYAGASVGGAVKLNHGLDIAINWSGGLHHAKKCEASGFCYVNDIVLAILELLKHHQRVLYVDIDIHHGDGVEEAFYTTDRVMTVSFHKFGDYFPGTGDVRDIGHSKGKYYSLNVPLDDGIDDESYQSLFKPIMAKVMEVFQPGAVVLQCGADSLSGDRLGCFNLSIRGHAECVKYMRSFNVPLLLLGGGGYTIRNVARCWCYETGVALGQELEDKMPVNEYYEYFGPDYTLHVAPSNMENKNTRYELDNIRTKLLDNLSKLRHAPSVQFQERPPDTEFPEPDEDEEDQDERHDDHDSDMELDYHTPLEDSARRSTIQGTRVKRESAGAETKDQDGSRVTGEHRGSEPMAEDISPSKQAHQVDANAMAVDEPGNVKTESGSSTKLPDPPAIYQKP is encoded by the exons aTGGACCCTTCCTCGGCCGGCGCCGGCGGCAACTCGCTGCCGTCGGTGGGCCCCGACGGGCAGAAGCGGCGCGTGTGCTACTTCTACGACTCGGAGGTGGGCAACTACTACTACGGGCAGGGCCACCCGATGAAGCCGCACCGCATCCGCATGACCCACTCGCTGCTGGCGCAGTACGGCCTCCTCGACCAGATGCAGGTGCTGCGGCCCAACCCCGCCCGCGACCGCGACCTCTGCCGCTTCCACGCCGACGACTACATCTCCTTCCTCCGCTCCGTCACGCCCGAGACGCAGCAGGACCAGATCCGGGCCCTCAAGCGCTTCAACGTCGGCGAGGACTGCCCCGTCTTCGACGGCCTCTACAGCTTCTGCCAGACCTACGCGGGGGCCTCCGTCGGCGGCGCCGTCAAGCTCAACCACGGCCTTGACATCGCCATCAACTGGTCGGGGGGCCTGCACCACGCTAAGAAGTGCGAGGCCTCGGGGTTCTGCTACGTCAACGACATCGTACTCGCCATACTCGAGCTCCTCAAGCACCACCAG CGAGTTCTATATGTCGATATTGATATCCACCATGGTGATGGAGTTGAGGAGGCATTCTACACAACAGATAGGGTTATGACAGTCTCATTCCACAAGTTTGGGGATTATTTCCCAGGCACAGGGGATGTCCGTGATATTGGGCATTCAAAAGGAAAGTATTACTCCCTTAATGTCCCTCTGGATGATGGGATTGATGACGAAAGCTACCAGTCCCTGTTTAAGCCTATAATGGCCAAAGTTATGGAGGTTTTCCAGCCTGGTGCGGTTGTTCTTCAATGTGGCGCCGATTCTTTATCTGGGGATAGGTTGGGTTGCTTCAATCTTTCGATCAGAGGTCATGCAGAATGCGTGAAGTACATGAGGTCTTTCAATGTTCCATTGTTGCTTCTTGGCGGTGGTGGCTATACCATAAGAAATGTCGCACGATGTTGGTGTTATGAG ACAGGAGTTGCACTTGGCCAAGAGCTCGAGGATAAGATGCCTGTCAATGAGTACTATGAGTACTTCGGTCCAGATTACACTCTTCATGTAGCACCAAGTAACATGGAGAACAAAAATACACGCTATGAACTAGATAATATAAGAACCAAACTTCTTGACAATCTTTCAAAACTTCGACATGCCCCTAGCGTTCAGTTTCAAGAGCGACCTCCTGATACCGAGTTCCCTGAG CCGGATGAAGATGAAGAGGATCAGGATGAAAGGCATGATGACCATGATTCTGATATGGAATTGGATTATCACACACCTTTGGAAGACTCAGCAAg GAGAAGCACTATTCAAGGTACAAGAGTTAAGAGAGAATCAGCTGGAGCTGAGACAAAAGATCAG GATGGTAGCAGAGTAACAGGTGAACATAGAGGATCAGAACCAATGGCAGAAGACATCAGCCCCTCCAAGCAAGCTCAT CAGGTCGACGCTAATGCCATGGCCGTGGATGAGCCCGGAAATGTCAAGACCGAATCAGGAAGCTCTACCAAGTTGCCTGACCCACCAGCCATCTACCAGAAGCCATGA